A single window of Nicotiana sylvestris chromosome 3, ASM39365v2, whole genome shotgun sequence DNA harbors:
- the LOC138888215 gene encoding uncharacterized protein, with protein MNDEEHKILEIYGRLYPPSFSGAELEDAQEFLHRCQWILRTTGAKFDEVVDSARQLEMVHTREHEEREAKRSHGPGNSSNVPSAHHGASASHGYSGSYSGSQGQPQCSPPFFERDCYECGKMGHIYQRLRKEKYYTKFSKCEFWLSSVTFLGHIMSSEGIKVDPKKIKAIQSWPRSSSATEEGRVITYASLQLKPHEKNYLVHDLELAAIIHALKIWKKANVVADALIRKAVSMGSLAFILVGERSLASDVQALANRVVRLDVLEPNLVLAYVVSRSSLYDHIRERQYDDPHLLVLKETIQHDNAKYVTIGDDGVLRMHSRICVPNVDGLHELILNEAHSLQYSIHPGVAKMYYDLRQHYWWRKMKKDIAGFVSWCLNCQQVKYEHQRAAQSRQKSYGDRKLRDVAYMVGEKVLLRILPMKGVVRFGKKGKLSPQYIGNFEELKRIGELSYELALPPSLSGVHTMFHVSMLWKYVGHPSHVLDLSTVQLDGNLTFVVEPMAILDRLIRKLRSKNLTSVKVQWRGQPVGEAT; from the exons ATGAATGATGAGGAGCATAAGATACTAGAGATATATGGGAGACTCTATCCTCCATCCTTTAGTGGAGCTGAGTTAGAGGATGCTCAGGAATTCTTGCACAGATGCCAgtggattcttcgtacaacgg GTGCTAAGTTTGATGAGGTAGTTGATAGTGCTCGACAACTAGAAATGGTCCATACTCGGGAGcatgaggagagggaggccaaaaggtctCATGGTCCGGGTAATTCCAGCAATGTTCCTTCAGCTCATCATGGCGCATCAGCTAGCCATG GTTACTCTGGTAGTTATTCTGGATCTCAGGGTCAGCCTCAGTGCTCGCCGCCATTTTTCGAGAGGgattgttatgagtgtggaaagATGGGTCAT atctATCAG AGACTGAGAAAGGAGAAATATTATAccaaattctccaagtgtgagttctggcttagTTCGGTTACATTCTTGGGACACATAATGTCTAGTGAGGGAATTAAGGTGGATCCGAAAAAGATTAAGgcaattcagagttggcccaggtcATCTTCAGCTACTGAG gagggtagagttattacttatgcttcaCTCCAGTTGAAGccacatgaaaagaactaccttgttcatgatttagagttggcagctattattcatgcattgaaaatttggaa gaaggccaacgtagtggccgatgccttgattagaaaggcagtgagtatgggtagccttgcttTCATTCTTGTTGGGGAGAGGTCACTTGCatcagatgttcaggccttagccaatcgggtcgtgagattagatgttttggAGCCCAATTTAGTTCTAGcttatgtggtttctcggtcttccttatatgaccacatcagagagcgccaatatgatgatcctcatttgcttgtccttaaggaaacaattcagcatgataatgccaaatatgttactattggagatgatggggtgttgaggatgcatagTCGTATTTGTGTACCAAACGTAGATGGACTACATGAGTTGATTCTTAATGAGGCCCACAGtttgcagtattccattcatccaggtgttgcgaagatgtattatgacttgaggcaacattattggtggagaaagatgaagaaagatatagcgGGGTTTGTATCttggtgtttaaattgtcagcaagtgaagtacgagcatcaaagagcAG CACAATCTAGACAGAAAAGTTATGGTGACCGGAAGCTTCGCGATGTTGCTTACATGGTAGGAGAGAAGGTACTACTCAGaattttgcctatgaagggtgttgtgagatttggaaagaagggcaagttgagtcctcaATATATTGGGAATTTTGAAGAACTTAAGAGGATTGGAGAGTTGTCTTATgaacttgcattgccacctagtctATCGGGTGTCCATACAATGTTTCATGTATCAATGCTTTGGAAGTATGTTGGacatccatctcatgttttggatttaagtacagttcagttggatggtaaTTTGACTTTTGTTGTGGAGCCTATGGCCATTTTAGATCGACtgattcgaaagttgaggtcaaagaacttaacttcagtgaaagtacagtggagaggtcagccagtcgGAGAAGCTACCTga
- the LOC104237798 gene encoding F-box/FBD/LRR-repeat protein At1g13570-like: MALSIFFLDFRPRVNHTNCLLHFSACLHLKHLILEGCIILPPPSFKGFDKLTSLELRGVKISSELLESLISGCPLLEHLALKISYTLRNVIEINAPNLKSFDFDGNIRSLCLKPIPLLEKLSLAHWGWYDGANKFCITKFFEFFSALKHLHFSNIITLKFVPAVAGELPTRLPFQKRLYLFGHCLCKLCEVSYALCLMRSMPYLQYLEIEVNNSVVVAPESHEVEGFSDLTFDHLMEIKLDGFIGKNPQMQLIKLLLAKSPVLVRMKIESWLYVNSASDSS; encoded by the exons ATGGCATTGAGCATCTTTTTCTTAGACTTCCGACCAAGGGTAAACCATACAAATTGCCTTCTTCACTTTTCCGCATGTTTGCATTTGAAGCATCTGATTCTCGAAGGTTGTATAATACTTCCTCCACCCTCCTTCAAAGGATTTGATAAGTTAACTAGCCTGGAATTACGTGGCGTAAAAATTTCTTCTGAGTTGCTTGAAAGTTTAATCTCTGGATGCCCGTTGCTTGAGCATTTGGCGTTGAAAATCTCATATACTTTAAGAAATGTCATTGAAATTAATGCTCCCAACCTGAAATCCTTTGACTTTGACGGCAATATAAGATCTCTTTGCTTAAAACCTATACCCCTGCTGGAAAAATTATCACTTGCGCATTGGGGATGGTATGATGGGGCAAATAAATTTTGTATCACCAAGTTCTTTGAGTTTTTTTCTGCTCTCAAGCATCTCCACTTTAGTAACATAATTACTCTCAAG TTCGTGCCTGCAGTAGCAGGTGAATTACCGACTAGGCTTCCGTTTCAGAAGCGTCTGTACCTCTTTGGTCATTGTCTGTGTAAATTATGTGAGGTCTCCTATGCTCTTTGCTTGATGAGAAGCATGCCGTATTTACAATATTTGGAAATCGAG GTGAATAATAGCGTAGTTGTTGCTCCAGAATCTCATGAAGTTGAAGGTTTTTCAGATTTGACATTCGATCACCTCATGGAAATCAAGCTAGACGGCTTTATAGGCAAAAATCCTCAGATGCAGCTTATCAAGCTTCTCTTAGCCAAGTCTCCGGTGCTGGTGAGAATGAAAATTGAGTCATGGCTATATGTAAATTCTGCAAGTGACTCGTCATAA
- the LOC104237799 gene encoding heat stress transcription factor A-1b: protein MDGVHETTTVGNSPPPFLSKTYDMVDDPSTDSVVSWSKSHNSFVVWNVPEFARDVLPKYFKHNNFSSFVRQLNTYGFRKVDPDRWEFANEGFLRGHKHLLKSISRRKPSQVQGHQQTTSQVQNASVGSCVEVGKFGIEDEVERLKRDKDVLMQELVKLKQQQQATDHQMQTVGQRVQLMEKRQQQMMSFLAKAMQSPGFVAQLVHQQNGSNRRIAGMNKKRRLPDQDEENVAGSPVNMLQDGRIVRYQPSMNEAAKALLRQILKINTPGRLDNRLKNTNGLLTDNPLSPKNALSGDTFSRISGVTLSEVLPMSSQSHINSDSGFPFNSCSSVMSESQSSTTVVPGEAKVPKLPETDALNSLTDHDLPKFSQEQMINRQETFGITGLKRPETGNVPYIDNTQAILDGVTAIAPDGFLADTHVDVLLDDVPKLPAINDIFWDQILSASPLTGDTDEIGMEDGFEKEEDFLGVEENDLDKLNHMCHLTEQMGLLSSAAQI from the exons ATGGACGGAGTTCATGAGACCACGACGGTAGGGAATTCGCCGCCGCCGTTTCTGAGCAAGACGTATGACATGGTTGATGATCCGTCGACGGATTCTGTGGTGTCGTGGAGTAAGAGTCACAACAGCTTTGTTGTGTGGAACGTGCCGGAGTTTGCTAGAGATGTTTTGCCCAAGTATTTCAAGCACAATAACTTCTCCAGCTTCGTCAGACAGTTGAATACTTAC GGTTTCAGGAAGGTTGATCCGGATCGCTGGGAATTTGCAAACGAGGGATTTCTTAGAGGCCACAAACACCTGTTGAAGAGTATAAGCAGGCGAAAACCCTCTCAGGTGCAGGGCCATCAGCAAACCACCTCCCAAGTGCAAAATGCATCTGTTGGATCTTGTGTTGAAGTTGGGAAGTTCGGAATAGAGGATGAGGTGGAAAGGCTTAAAAGAGATAAGGATGTTCTTATGCAGGAGCTGGTTAAGTTGAAACAGCAGCAGCAGGCGACGGATCACCAAATGCAGACTGTTGGGCAGCGTGTCCAATTAATGGAGAAAAGGCAACAGCAAATGATGTCATTCCTTGCCAAGGCCATGCAGAGCCCTGGCTTTGTAGCCCAACTGGTACATCAACAGAATGGGAGTAACAGGCGTATTGCTGGAATGAATAAGAAAAGGAGACTTCCTGACCAGGATGAAGAAAATGTTGCGGGCAGTCCTGTTAATATGTTGCAAGATGGACGGATAGTCAGGTATCAACCTTCAATGAACGAGGCAGCAAAAGCATTGCTGCGGCAGATTCTGAAAATAAATACACCTGGGAGGCTGGACAACAGACTTAAGAATACAAATGGTCTTTTGACTGATAATCCCCTCTCTCCCAAGAACGCACTTAGTGGTGATACATTCAGTCGTATTTCTGGGGTTACCCTCTCTGAAGTATTGCCAATGTCTTCACAGTCTCATATAAACTCAGATTCAGGATTTCCATTCAACTCTTGTTCATCTGTCATGTCTGAGAGCCAATCTTCAACTACTGTTGTTCCTGGGGAGGCCAAAGTTCCTAAGTTACCTGAAACGGATGCTCTGAACTCTCTCACAGACCATGATTTGCCTAAATTTTCTCAAGAACAAATGATTAATAGACAGGAAACTTTTGGAATAACTGGCCTCAAGAGGCCTGAGACTGGAAATGTGCCATATATTGACAACACGCAAGCCATTTTGGATGGTGTAACAGCAATTGCCCCTGATGGATTTTTGGCAGACACCCATGTCGATGTCCTGCTTGATGATGTGCCTAAGCTTCCAGCGATTAATGATATTTTCTGGGACCAGATTCTTTCTGCAAGCCCTCTTACTGGGGATACGGATGAAATTGGCATGGAAGATGGCTTTGAAAAGGAAGAGGATTTTCTAGGAGTTGAGGAGAATGATTTGGATAAACTGAaccatatgtgtcatcttactgAACAGATGGGGCTTCTTTCATCAGCAGCTCAGATTTGA
- the LOC138888216 gene encoding uncharacterized protein encodes MNLKKWSLIEESILKQKSRAQWIQLGDSNSKYFAIIIKERIQRKQIKELKALKDGKMLTNPNDLKQEIVSFYKGLMGSSKQSLRAVNKIVMRLDGYNAYFYKRAWSVVGPEIINAVKRKISDNIFLAQELVKSYTRENVSPRCMIKIDIQKAYDSVEWVYLEQMLDEMGFPRQFISWVLECVTTVNYSILVNGKTTVPFNAAKGLRQGDLISPFLFAIAMEYLSRMLNKMIFCYFKEVILNLWILLEDVSWSSLMPQAYLSQFPSKVLNAIEAYCRSYLWSGTNIITRKALLAWEKVCTPKSMGGLGLINMRLWNKATIIKANWDIEHKVDRLWIRWVHSYYIKNQKFDQMVIPMHAGWMMQGKLLKVDRIAAWGINVDRVCKLCNRHDETRNYLFMECPYSMEIWEGVLKWMKVQHFKIAQRWRTGSLKEQKAEQKELKCLRWHTQNGCMQHG; translated from the exons ATGAATCTGAAAAAATGGAGTCTGATAGAGGAGAGTATATTGAAACAGAAATCTAGAGCTCAGTGGATACAACTTGGAgattcaaattcaaaatattttgctattattataaaggaaagaATTCAAAGGAAACAAATCAAAGAACTCAAAGCATTGAAAGATGGTAAGATGCTGACTAATCCTAATGACCTAAAGCAGGAAATTGTTTCATTTTACAAAGGGTTAATGGGAAGTTCAAAACAGTCTCTAAGGGCAGTTAACAAGATAGTAATGA GGTTGGATGGATACAATGCTTATTTCTATAAAAGGGCATGGAGTGTAGTAGGTCCAGAGATTATAAATGCAGTTAAAAG GAAGATCTCAGATAATATCTTTCTTGCACAAGAACTGGTGAAGTCATATACAAGGGAAAATGTGTCTCCTAGATGCATGATTAAAATAGATATTCAAAAAGCATATGATTCTGTGGAATGGGTATACCTGGAGCAGATGTTAGATGAGATGGGATTTCCTAGACAGTTCATTTCATGGGTACTAGAATGTGTGACAACTGTGAATTATTCTATCTTGGTCAATGGTAAGACAACAGTTCCTTTCAATGCAGCTAAAGGACTTAGGCAAGGAGATCTAATTTCTCCTTTCCTATTTGCAATAGCCATGGAATATCTGAGTAGGATGCTTAATAAA ATGATCTTTTGCTATTTTAAAGAGGTGATACTGAATCTGTGGATACTATTAGAAGATGTTTCATGGAGTTCTCTAATGCCTCAG GCATATTTGTCACAATTTCCCTCAAAAGTATTAAATGCAATTGAGGCTTACTGTCGAAGCTATCTATGGTCTGGTACCAATATAATTACGAGAAAGGCTCTGTTAGCATGGGAGAAAGTGTGCACTCCAAAATCAATGGGTGGATTAGGATTGATAAATATGAGACTATGGAATAAGGCAACAATAATTAAAGCTAACTGGGACATTGAACATAAGGTGGACAGACTGTGGATCAGATGGGTACACTCTTATTATATTAAGAACCAAAAGTTTGATCAAATGGTCATACCTATGCATGCAGGATGGATG ATGCAAGGGAAATTACTAAAAGTGGACAGAATTGCTGCTTGGGGCATAAATGTGGATCGTGTATGTAAACTGTGTAATAGGCATGATGAAACAAGGAACTATTTATTCATGGAATGTCCTTATTCTATGGAAATCTGGGAAGGGGTACTAAAATGGATGAAGGTTCAACATTTCAAAATAGCACAAAGATGGAGAACTGGATCATTGAAAGAGCAAAAGGCAGAACAAAAAGAGCTCAAGTGTTTAAGATGGCATACACAGAATGGGTGTATGCAACATGGATAG